Proteins co-encoded in one Cytophaga hutchinsonii ATCC 33406 genomic window:
- the murD gene encoding UDP-N-acetylmuramoyl-L-alanine--D-glutamate ligase — MSQKIVILGSGESGVGAALLSKAKGYDTFVSDSSMITEAFIAELQQAGIAFEQGVHSEEKILSAQLIVKSPGIPEKAPIMKLIRSKAIEVISEIEFAYRHIHPGAKFIAITGSNGKTTTTLLTHHILAQLGYSVGLGGNIGTSLARQIIHEKKDVYVLELSSFQLDDMYTFKADVAVLLNITPDHLDRYEYKFENYTASKFRIFQNLTPADYYITYSEDSVIESYKKDHPVDARYVPVSLKQLYSAGAYSDEKTIQIHALDDTVVTCNTEEFPLQGKHNYINIMAALNAAVSIGADIHKSIASIKSFRNAPHRLEFVGSIYGVKFVNDSKATNVDSVWYALDSMKTPVVLIVGGVDKGNDYSQIEALVKEKVHTVVALGKDNSKVLSGFASMVSEIKEAHSMVEAIRIAHDSAKKGDTVLLSPACASFDLFKNYEDRGTQFRNLVIELAG; from the coding sequence ATGTCTCAGAAAATAGTCATATTAGGTTCAGGAGAAAGTGGTGTAGGCGCTGCTTTGCTGTCAAAAGCAAAGGGCTACGATACGTTTGTCTCTGACTCAAGTATGATTACCGAAGCATTCATTGCTGAATTACAGCAAGCAGGCATTGCATTTGAGCAAGGTGTACATTCAGAAGAAAAAATACTGTCGGCACAGCTGATTGTTAAAAGCCCGGGTATACCTGAAAAAGCCCCGATCATGAAACTGATCCGTTCCAAAGCAATTGAAGTGATTTCAGAGATCGAATTTGCATACAGACATATTCATCCAGGTGCCAAATTTATTGCAATCACAGGAAGTAATGGTAAAACAACTACAACCTTATTAACGCATCACATACTGGCACAACTTGGTTACTCTGTTGGCTTGGGGGGGAATATCGGAACGAGTTTAGCGCGCCAGATTATTCATGAAAAGAAAGATGTATATGTATTGGAATTGAGCAGTTTTCAGCTCGATGATATGTATACGTTTAAAGCAGATGTAGCTGTGTTGTTGAACATAACGCCGGATCACCTGGACCGGTATGAATATAAATTCGAAAATTATACCGCATCAAAGTTCAGAATATTTCAAAATCTGACACCCGCAGATTATTACATAACATATTCAGAAGACAGCGTAATTGAATCGTATAAAAAAGATCATCCGGTTGATGCACGTTATGTGCCTGTTTCATTGAAACAGCTTTATAGTGCAGGTGCGTATTCAGATGAAAAAACCATTCAGATCCATGCACTTGATGATACTGTTGTTACCTGTAATACGGAAGAATTTCCGTTGCAGGGGAAACATAATTATATAAACATTATGGCTGCATTGAATGCAGCAGTATCTATCGGTGCTGATATTCATAAAAGCATTGCGTCAATAAAAAGCTTTAGAAATGCACCACACAGACTTGAGTTTGTTGGTTCTATTTATGGAGTGAAGTTTGTAAATGATTCCAAAGCTACAAATGTAGATTCTGTCTGGTATGCATTGGATAGCATGAAAACGCCGGTTGTGCTGATTGTGGGCGGTGTAGATAAAGGTAATGACTACTCGCAGATTGAAGCATTGGTAAAAGAAAAAGTTCATACGGTTGTTGCCTTAGGTAAAGATAATTCAAAAGTGCTGAGTGGGTTTGCTTCTATGGTTTCTGAAATCAAAGAAGCACATTCCATGGTTGAGGCAATTCGCATCGCGCATGATTCAGCAAAAAAAGGAGATACTGTTTTACTTTCTCCGGCATGTGCGAGTTTTGATTTGTTCAAGAATTATGAAGACCGCGGAACACAATTTAGAAATTTAGTAATTGAATTAGCAGGTTAA
- the murC gene encoding UDP-N-acetylmuramate--L-alanine ligase, whose amino-acid sequence MNLTHIHSVYLIGIGGIGMSALARWFKQNNYNVGGYDKTSSDLTKALEAEGMAVHYTDSMAEVPEAFTKKDSVLVIYTPAIPADHLELNFFRENGYALYKRSQVLGFLTKELKTIGIAGTHGKTTTSSMAAHIMHESGMPCSAFLGGITQNYNTNILIGNHGDGAGWVVAEADEYDRSFLQLSPDIAVINNMDPDHLDIYSDVQSFYDSFNEYLKKLKPGGIVIRRVDVDVQIPSHASLSVTFGESVEADYRIQNVVVEDGGVTFSIDHDFTRWNNIRIEMPGMHNVMNATAAFLAAHFAGVSIDSIKASLRSFGGVKRRFEYIYKNTKLVYVDDYAHHPTELEALLKAVRMVFPGKKVVTVFQPHLFSRTRDFMQEFAQSLALTDELLLMEIYPARELPIEGITSDVLLNLIPSTNKKVVSKESLLTELEKLNFDVVITAGAGDIDRFIQPIKLLCEQRYGKANG is encoded by the coding sequence GTGAATCTGACACATATACATAGCGTTTATTTAATAGGTATCGGCGGGATAGGTATGAGTGCATTGGCCAGATGGTTCAAGCAGAATAACTATAACGTAGGTGGCTATGATAAAACTTCTTCCGATTTAACAAAAGCATTGGAAGCAGAAGGTATGGCTGTGCATTACACGGATTCAATGGCGGAAGTTCCGGAAGCGTTTACAAAGAAAGATTCTGTATTGGTTATTTATACACCGGCTATTCCTGCCGATCACCTGGAGTTGAATTTCTTCAGAGAGAATGGTTATGCGTTGTATAAACGTTCTCAGGTGCTGGGATTCCTTACGAAAGAATTAAAAACAATTGGTATTGCCGGTACACATGGAAAGACAACAACTTCTTCTATGGCCGCGCATATCATGCATGAATCGGGCATGCCATGCAGTGCATTCCTTGGGGGCATTACACAGAATTATAATACAAATATACTGATCGGAAATCATGGCGATGGTGCAGGCTGGGTAGTTGCAGAAGCAGATGAATATGACCGTTCATTCCTTCAATTAAGCCCGGATATAGCGGTTATCAATAACATGGACCCTGATCATTTAGATATTTATTCAGATGTACAATCGTTTTACGATTCGTTCAATGAGTATTTAAAAAAACTAAAACCAGGCGGTATTGTTATCCGTCGGGTCGATGTAGACGTTCAGATTCCTTCCCATGCATCGCTTTCAGTTACCTTTGGTGAATCGGTTGAAGCAGATTACCGCATTCAGAATGTTGTTGTTGAAGATGGTGGCGTTACGTTCAGTATTGATCATGATTTCACACGCTGGAATAATATCCGTATTGAAATGCCAGGCATGCATAATGTAATGAATGCAACCGCTGCTTTCTTAGCGGCACATTTTGCTGGGGTTTCCATTGATTCGATAAAAGCAAGCTTAAGAAGTTTCGGTGGCGTTAAAAGACGCTTTGAATACATCTATAAAAATACTAAATTAGTTTATGTAGATGATTACGCACATCATCCAACAGAATTGGAAGCATTGTTGAAAGCTGTGCGTATGGTCTTTCCCGGAAAAAAAGTTGTAACCGTATTTCAACCCCATTTGTTTAGCCGGACCCGTGATTTCATGCAGGAGTTTGCGCAAAGTCTGGCATTGACAGACGAGTTGCTGCTTATGGAAATTTATCCGGCAAGAGAATTGCCCATTGAAGGTATTACGTCAGATGTGTTGCTGAACTTGATTCCATCAACAAATAAAAAGGTGGTTAGTAAGGAATCCTTATTGACAGAATTAGAAAAATTGAATTTTGATGTTGTGATTACTGCAGGTGCAGGCGATATCGACCGATTTATTCAACCAATAAAATTACTTTGTGAGCAGCGTTATGGCAAAGCAAACGGATAA
- the murG gene encoding undecaprenyldiphospho-muramoylpentapeptide beta-N-acetylglucosaminyltransferase, with protein MPEQKPYRIIISGGGTGGHIYPAVAIANAIKARFPDSEILFVGAQGRMEMQKVPAAGYNIEGLWISGIQRKLSLDNLAFPLKVIASYFKAKKIVSTFKPDIAIGVGGYASWPLLQAANASGVATLIQEQNSYAGVANKALSKKVKAICVAYERMERFFPGDKIVYTGNPVRKDIVDYKKYSEGAHTFFGLKPGVPTLFVMGGSLGARTINLSIERNLEQLKNAGIQVLWQTGKFYYEGLKQYNSETIKVTDFIADMNRAYAMADVIVSRAGALSISELSIVGKPCILVPSPNVAEDHQTKNALALSEKQAAWMVKDMNAPEELVQKALELMKNQDAQHTLSKNILTFARPDATERIVNKVFEIINTDRK; from the coding sequence ATGCCTGAACAAAAACCATATCGTATAATTATTAGCGGCGGAGGCACCGGAGGACATATCTATCCTGCAGTTGCTATTGCGAATGCAATCAAAGCACGGTTCCCCGATTCTGAAATATTATTTGTGGGTGCACAGGGACGTATGGAAATGCAGAAAGTGCCGGCAGCAGGGTATAACATTGAAGGCCTTTGGATAAGCGGTATTCAGCGTAAGCTTTCACTGGATAACTTAGCGTTTCCGTTAAAAGTTATTGCAAGTTATTTTAAAGCAAAAAAAATTGTTTCAACGTTCAAACCCGATATTGCCATTGGGGTAGGTGGCTATGCAAGCTGGCCATTGTTGCAGGCTGCAAATGCTTCGGGTGTAGCAACATTGATTCAGGAACAGAATTCCTATGCAGGTGTTGCCAATAAAGCGCTTTCAAAAAAAGTAAAAGCAATCTGCGTTGCGTATGAACGTATGGAACGTTTTTTCCCGGGAGACAAAATTGTCTATACGGGAAATCCGGTTCGTAAAGATATTGTTGATTATAAAAAATATTCCGAAGGCGCACATACCTTCTTTGGTCTAAAACCAGGTGTTCCAACGTTGTTTGTAATGGGCGGAAGTTTAGGTGCACGAACAATTAATTTATCGATTGAACGGAATCTTGAACAATTAAAAAATGCCGGTATTCAGGTATTGTGGCAGACAGGTAAGTTTTACTACGAAGGATTAAAGCAATACAATTCAGAAACCATTAAGGTAACGGATTTCATAGCAGATATGAACAGGGCATATGCGATGGCAGATGTGATTGTTTCAAGAGCTGGTGCATTGTCTATTTCTGAATTATCAATTGTAGGAAAACCGTGTATTCTGGTGCCGTCACCAAATGTGGCAGAAGATCATCAGACTAAAAATGCGCTGGCACTTTCTGAAAAGCAGGCGGCATGGATGGTAAAAGATATGAATGCTCCTGAAGAGCTGGTTCAAAAGGCATTAGAGTTGATGAAGAATCAGGATGCACAGCATACGTTGAGTAAAAATATCCTGACATTTGCCCGTCCGGATGCAACAGAACGTATCGTTAATAAAGTATTCGAAATAATTAATACAGATAGAAAGTGA
- a CDS encoding FtsW/RodA/SpoVE family cell cycle protein yields the protein MTLNRITDWLKENLKGDPFIWSIILILSLISLAVVYSASSSLAFQKKDGDTMYYLTKHGGLVVVSLILVWLGHKINYKYYSRLSRLALIISVPLLLFTFLMGTESGGATRWLMIPIINQSFQPSDLAKLALIANLASMLAKRQANIEDFKESFIPIVFWAGAICGLIALSNLSTAMILFSTCLLLMFIGRVPVKYLFMLVIVGAICGTIALKIGQRLETAISRIEHFFDDSGEVPYQAEQAFIAIWNGGLFGKGPGNSDLKYFLPQSSSDFIYAIIIEEYGFIGGMFVLFLYLALLYRGMKTVVNSERAYGGLLSAGVAFSLVGQAMINMGVAVGLGPITGQPLPLLSMGGTSLLFTGLSLGIILSVSRGDIKESNSNPAEVQNA from the coding sequence ATGACATTGAATCGTATAACAGACTGGTTGAAAGAAAATTTGAAAGGAGATCCTTTCATCTGGTCTATTATTTTGATCTTATCCCTCATCAGTTTGGCTGTGGTATACAGTGCATCCAGTTCACTGGCTTTCCAAAAGAAAGATGGGGATACGATGTATTACTTAACCAAACATGGCGGCTTGGTTGTTGTCAGTTTGATTTTAGTTTGGCTGGGACACAAAATAAATTATAAATACTATTCGCGTTTAAGCCGCCTGGCATTGATCATTTCAGTGCCCTTGCTGTTGTTTACATTTTTAATGGGAACCGAGAGTGGTGGTGCAACACGTTGGCTTATGATTCCGATCATCAATCAGTCATTTCAGCCATCAGATTTAGCAAAGCTTGCACTTATTGCAAACCTGGCAAGTATGTTAGCGAAACGCCAGGCAAACATTGAAGATTTTAAAGAATCATTTATTCCGATTGTTTTCTGGGCTGGCGCTATATGTGGTTTGATTGCATTGTCAAACCTTTCTACTGCCATGATCTTATTCTCAACCTGTTTGCTGCTTATGTTTATTGGCAGGGTACCGGTGAAATATTTATTTATGCTGGTAATTGTCGGCGCTATTTGCGGTACGATCGCATTAAAGATCGGCCAGCGTTTGGAAACAGCCATCAGCCGGATTGAACATTTCTTTGATGATAGCGGAGAAGTCCCTTATCAGGCAGAGCAGGCTTTTATTGCAATCTGGAACGGCGGCCTTTTTGGTAAAGGTCCGGGCAACAGTGATCTGAAATATTTTCTGCCGCAATCTTCTTCCGATTTTATCTATGCCATTATCATAGAAGAGTATGGTTTTATCGGCGGCATGTTTGTGCTCTTTTTATATCTCGCGCTGTTATACCGCGGTATGAAAACAGTAGTAAACAGTGAACGGGCATACGGTGGTTTATTATCTGCCGGTGTTGCATTCAGTTTAGTAGGCCAGGCAATGATCAATATGGGTGTTGCAGTTGGTCTTGGTCCGATCACCGGTCAGCCATTGCCTTTGTTAAGTATGGGAGGTACGTCGTTGTTGTTTACAGGTCTTTCCTTAGGAATTATTTTAAGTGTGAGCAGAGGGGATATTAAAGAATCAAATTCAAATCCAGCAGAAGTACAAAATGCCTGA
- a CDS encoding cell division protein FtsQ/DivIB yields the protein MAKQTDNRKKWSMSQSLKNKLVFGSMGVVLLFLISFVENEHANRTIRKTLVRINYEADNYFVDEADILRTLTMNDADQIVGKKYRDIDLKTLELRLESIKFVDDAQISADHKGTLMVEINQSKPIARIVSQNSPHAYIGSNATALSTSEKFTSRVLIIDGPFASRLMKENYMLTDSTGSKYFQLIEFIDQSPYWKKMISQLTLLQNGDVVMQPQIGNYEIFFGKPTDIEVKFKKIDMFFRDILPAKGWDSYQRVNVSFNNQIVCE from the coding sequence ATGGCAAAGCAAACGGATAACAGGAAAAAATGGAGCATGAGTCAATCGCTTAAGAACAAACTGGTGTTTGGTTCTATGGGCGTAGTGCTGCTTTTTCTGATCAGCTTTGTAGAGAACGAACATGCAAACAGAACAATCAGGAAAACGCTGGTGCGGATTAATTACGAAGCCGACAACTACTTCGTTGACGAAGCCGACATTTTACGTACCCTTACGATGAATGACGCGGATCAGATTGTGGGTAAAAAATATCGGGATATTGATTTGAAAACTTTAGAATTACGCCTTGAAAGCATTAAATTTGTGGATGATGCACAAATAAGTGCCGATCACAAAGGAACCTTGATGGTTGAAATAAATCAAAGCAAGCCAATTGCCCGAATCGTTAGCCAGAATTCTCCTCATGCATACATAGGAAGTAATGCTACGGCACTATCGACTTCTGAAAAATTTACCTCCCGCGTATTAATTATTGATGGTCCTTTTGCATCCAGACTGATGAAGGAAAATTATATGCTTACCGATTCTACCGGAAGCAAATATTTTCAGCTGATTGAGTTTATTGATCAAAGCCCGTATTGGAAAAAAATGATTTCACAACTAACACTGTTGCAAAATGGTGATGTTGTGATGCAGCCGCAAATAGGCAACTACGAGATCTTCTTTGGAAAGCCTACGGATATTGAAGTGAAGTTTAAAAAAATAGATATGTTTTTCCGCGATATACTTCCGGCTAAAGGCTGGGATTCGTATCAACGGGTTAATGTATCGTTTAATAATCAAATTGTCTGTGAATAA